From Candidatus Paceibacterota bacterium, one genomic window encodes:
- the araD gene encoding L-ribulose-5-phosphate 4-epimerase AraD → MLEQLKKDVCRANQDLVRAGLVTHTWGNVSGIDRRRGLVVIKPSGVSYDDLTPRHMVVVALRSGGVLEGRLKPSSDTATHLVLYRAFPRLGGIAHTHSLYATAWAQAGRALPPYGTTQADYCYGSVPCTRMLTPAELQSDYEANTGHVIVERFKKLDPLQHLAVLVARHGPFAWGRNAVEAVHNAEVLEFIARLAAETLRINPKTKPMPPALLAKHFLRKHGANATYGQT, encoded by the coding sequence ATGCTGGAGCAACTCAAGAAGGATGTCTGCCGGGCAAACCAGGATCTCGTCAGAGCGGGCCTTGTAACTCACACCTGGGGCAACGTCAGCGGGATAGATCGCCGGCGCGGGCTGGTGGTCATCAAGCCGTCGGGCGTGTCCTATGACGACCTGACTCCCCGGCACATGGTGGTAGTCGCGCTCCGGAGCGGCGGAGTCCTCGAGGGCCGGCTCAAACCAAGCTCGGACACCGCAACCCACCTGGTGCTCTACCGCGCGTTCCCGCGACTCGGTGGCATCGCGCACACGCACAGCCTCTACGCCACCGCCTGGGCCCAGGCCGGGAGAGCCCTGCCGCCTTACGGCACGACACAGGCCGATTACTGCTACGGCAGCGTGCCCTGCACACGCATGCTCACGCCCGCTGAATTGCAATCCGATTACGAGGCCAACACGGGCCACGTGATCGTCGAGCGGTTCAAGAAGCTCGACCCGCTGCAGCACCTCGCCGTGCTGGTGGCCAGGCACGGCCCGTTTGCCTGGGGCAGGAACGCGGTCGAGGCGGTCCATAACGCTGAGGTGCTGGAGTTCATTGCCCGGCTGGCGGCCGAGACCCTGCGCATCAACCCGAAGACCAAACCCATGCCGCCGGCCCTGCTCGCCAAACACTTCCTCCGCAAGCACGGAGCCAATGCCACCTATGGCCAAACCTAA
- a CDS encoding ribulokinase translates to MSATQYSIGLDYGTNSVRTLIVNVANGREVASAVWNFEHGSQGVILSRDPNLARQNPVDYVTGAQITIKKALALARRSVRGFAPDQIIGIGVDTTGSTPIPVDRNGRPLAFDRRFAKDPAAMAWLWKDHTGVAEAGEITALARKMRPQYLAKYGGTYSSEWFFSKILHCLRTSPKVFDAAHLWVECADWVPAMLTGTEAPDQLTIGVCAAGHKGMYNNAWGGYPDAEFLSQLDPKLGQLRSRLPSKARTIDCKAGGLTAEWAERTGLPAGLPVAVGAMDAHLGAVGSGIAPGAMVQIIGTSSCDMLVVPLGSKLADIPGLCGIVPGSILPGYYGLEAGQSAVGDIYNWFVNYIQPCGRKAGSHEALSAAAARLAPGESGLLALDWNHGNRTVLVDQRLTGLLLGQTLYTTPAEIYRALIEATAFGALTIINRLEEYGQRVGQIVNCGGIAEKNPLVMQIYADVTGRPFKISRSAQTCALGAAIAGAVVAGKAAGGHTNYAEAQKAMTGLKSRVFQPHPAAHAVYKELYSLYRKVHDAFGTKQATGNLYRVMKQLIEIRTRARK, encoded by the coding sequence ATGAGCGCTACCCAGTACAGCATCGGCCTCGATTACGGGACCAACTCGGTCCGCACCCTGATCGTCAACGTCGCCAACGGACGCGAGGTGGCGTCCGCTGTCTGGAACTTCGAGCACGGCTCGCAGGGAGTCATCCTGTCGCGCGACCCGAACCTGGCGCGGCAGAATCCCGTGGACTACGTCACCGGTGCGCAGATCACCATCAAGAAGGCGCTCGCGCTCGCCAGGCGCTCGGTGCGGGGATTCGCGCCGGACCAGATTATCGGCATTGGAGTGGATACCACGGGCAGCACACCGATTCCGGTGGACCGCAACGGCCGGCCGCTGGCCTTCGACCGCCGCTTTGCCAAAGACCCCGCGGCGATGGCCTGGCTGTGGAAGGACCACACCGGGGTGGCCGAGGCGGGAGAGATCACCGCATTGGCGCGCAAGATGCGGCCGCAGTATCTGGCCAAGTATGGCGGCACCTACTCCAGCGAGTGGTTCTTCAGCAAGATTCTTCATTGTCTGCGCACGAGCCCCAAGGTGTTCGACGCCGCGCATCTCTGGGTGGAATGCGCCGATTGGGTGCCCGCAATGCTCACCGGCACCGAGGCGCCCGACCAACTGACCATCGGCGTGTGCGCCGCCGGCCACAAGGGCATGTACAACAACGCCTGGGGCGGTTACCCGGACGCTGAATTCCTGTCGCAACTGGACCCGAAGCTGGGCCAGTTGCGGTCCCGGCTCCCGTCGAAGGCCCGCACCATTGACTGCAAGGCGGGCGGGCTGACGGCCGAGTGGGCCGAACGCACCGGCTTGCCCGCGGGCCTGCCCGTGGCCGTCGGGGCGATGGACGCCCACTTGGGCGCCGTCGGGTCCGGGATTGCACCAGGCGCCATGGTGCAGATCATCGGCACCAGTTCGTGCGATATGCTGGTCGTGCCGCTGGGCAGTAAGCTCGCGGACATCCCCGGACTATGCGGCATTGTCCCGGGCAGCATCCTGCCGGGATATTACGGTCTGGAGGCGGGCCAATCGGCCGTAGGCGACATTTACAACTGGTTCGTGAACTATATCCAGCCGTGCGGCAGGAAGGCCGGTTCGCATGAGGCGCTCAGCGCGGCGGCGGCCAGGCTGGCGCCCGGCGAGTCGGGTTTGCTGGCGTTGGATTGGAACCACGGCAACCGCACGGTGCTGGTGGACCAGCGGCTGACGGGTCTGCTGCTCGGGCAGACGCTCTACACCACGCCGGCCGAGATTTACCGCGCGCTTATCGAGGCAACGGCGTTCGGCGCGCTGACCATCATCAACCGGCTCGAGGAATACGGGCAGCGGGTCGGGCAGATCGTCAACTGCGGCGGCATTGCCGAGAAAAACCCGCTGGTGATGCAGATCTATGCGGATGTGACCGGCCGGCCTTTCAAGATCAGCCGTTCGGCGCAGACCTGCGCGCTGGGCGCCGCCATAGCCGGGGCGGTGGTGGCCGGCAAAGCGGCGGGCGGCCACACCAATTACGCCGAGGCACAAAAGGCGATGACGGGCCTGAAATCGCGGGTGTTCCAGCCCCACCCGGCCGCCCATGCTGTTTACAAAGAGCTTTATTCCCTCTACCGGAAAGTGCACGATGCGTTCGGAACAAAACAGGCAACCGGGAACCTGTATCGCGTGATGAAGCAGTTGATTGAGATCCGCACCCGGGCGCGGAAGTGA
- a CDS encoding sodium:solute symporter produces MHPTPLSASGPTLTALDWLAIAFYFGILLCVAWWVVRRAKDTAADYFLAGRNLGWWVIGASIFASNIGSEHIVGLAGSGAKDGVAMAHYELHAWCLLMLAWVFVPFYARSLVFTMPEFLERRFSTGSRYVLSIVSLITFIVSKIAVGIFAGGVVFSTLLPEIHLNLGGIEINSFWIGSVAVIGLTGLYTALGGMRAVAYNDAVQVVVLICGSALLTIYGLVKLGGWSELRELCGSDMFNLWKPLTPPGVAATWAPVMEKDASGQLVKQAWYFNQHYPWLGMAICAPVIGLWYWCTDQYIVQRALGAPNEATARRGCIFAAFLKLFPVYLFIIPGLICFALVKSGNVPELAANFDAQKAFPLMVKHLLPPGLRGIVVAGLLSALMGSLAGVFNACSTLFTVDLYEKWKPKATQHQIVRTGRIATTVMVIIAMLWIPVVQGAHSLYDYLQQVQGYLAPPIFVVFFFGVFWKRLNAKGCLYAMVAGFVLGLFRMLVDTPVTMKLKGFEHGYAEGTFLWVINNINFQYFSIIITLFSALVMVIVSYATPAPQYAQIRSLTFGTATDEDRARTRASWSWQEVAASTFILLCILGAYLYFRG; encoded by the coding sequence ATGCATCCAACCCCACTGAGCGCCAGCGGTCCCACCCTGACAGCCCTGGACTGGCTGGCCATTGCTTTCTACTTTGGCATCCTCTTGTGCGTCGCCTGGTGGGTGGTCCGCCGCGCCAAGGATACGGCGGCGGATTACTTCCTCGCGGGTCGCAACCTGGGGTGGTGGGTCATCGGCGCCTCTATTTTCGCTTCGAACATCGGCTCGGAGCATATCGTCGGCCTGGCCGGTTCAGGCGCCAAAGACGGTGTGGCGATGGCTCATTACGAGTTGCACGCCTGGTGCCTGCTGATGCTGGCGTGGGTGTTCGTGCCGTTCTACGCCCGTTCACTGGTCTTCACCATGCCGGAGTTCCTCGAACGCCGCTTCAGCACTGGCTCGCGCTACGTCCTGTCCATTGTCTCGCTCATCACGTTCATCGTGTCGAAGATCGCGGTGGGCATCTTCGCCGGCGGCGTCGTCTTCTCGACGCTGCTGCCGGAAATCCACCTGAACCTCGGCGGCATTGAGATCAACAGCTTTTGGATTGGCTCCGTGGCGGTCATCGGGCTGACGGGCCTCTACACCGCGCTGGGCGGCATGCGCGCCGTGGCTTACAACGACGCCGTTCAGGTCGTCGTTCTCATCTGCGGCTCGGCCCTCCTGACCATTTATGGGCTGGTCAAGCTCGGCGGCTGGAGCGAGCTGCGCGAGCTCTGCGGCTCGGACATGTTCAACCTCTGGAAACCGCTGACGCCCCCCGGCGTCGCGGCCACGTGGGCGCCGGTGATGGAGAAAGACGCCTCCGGCCAGCTGGTCAAACAGGCTTGGTACTTCAACCAGCACTACCCCTGGCTGGGCATGGCGATCTGCGCCCCGGTCATCGGCCTTTGGTACTGGTGCACCGACCAATACATCGTTCAGCGCGCATTGGGCGCCCCGAACGAGGCGACCGCCCGGCGCGGCTGCATCTTCGCCGCATTTCTCAAGCTCTTCCCCGTCTATCTCTTCATTATCCCGGGCCTCATCTGCTTTGCGCTGGTCAAGAGCGGCAATGTGCCGGAACTCGCCGCCAACTTCGACGCCCAGAAGGCCTTCCCCCTGATGGTTAAACACCTGCTGCCTCCGGGCCTGCGCGGCATTGTCGTCGCCGGGCTCCTCTCCGCGCTGATGGGCTCGCTCGCCGGCGTGTTCAATGCCTGCTCCACGCTCTTCACAGTTGACCTCTACGAGAAGTGGAAACCCAAAGCCACCCAGCACCAGATCGTCCGCACCGGCCGCATCGCCACCACGGTGATGGTCATCATCGCGATGCTGTGGATTCCGGTCGTCCAGGGCGCGCACAGCCTGTATGACTACCTGCAGCAGGTGCAAGGCTACCTGGCGCCGCCCATCTTCGTTGTCTTCTTCTTCGGTGTGTTCTGGAAGCGGCTAAACGCCAAAGGCTGTCTCTATGCCATGGTCGCGGGGTTTGTTCTGGGCCTGTTCCGCATGCTGGTGGACACGCCCGTGACGATGAAGCTCAAGGGTTTCGAGCACGGCTACGCCGAGGGAACGTTCCTGTGGGTCATCAACAACATCAACTTCCAGTACTTCAGCATCATCATCACACTGTTCTCCGCGCTGGTAATGGTCATCGTGAGCTACGCGACCCCGGCTCCGCAATACGCGCAGATCCGGAGCCTCACTTTCGGCACCGCGACGGATGAAGACCGCGCCCGCACCCGGGCCAGTTGGAGTTGGCAGGAGGTGGCGGCCTCCACCTTCATCTTGCTGTGCATCCTGGGCGCCTACCTCTACTTCCGGGGATAA
- a CDS encoding cysteine desulfurase-like protein, translating into MHCDSPKNQPTQPANSGHALASIEAIRGQFPALARRHNGNPVAYFDGPGGTQVPRMVVEAMTDYLLHHNANTHWSYPTSAETDAAIASARQALADFFNASPSEVAFGNNMTTITFHLSRALGRQWGPGDEVVVTELDHQANVAPWRALARERGVTIRSVPFHVATGELIWDEFERTVTDKTRLVAIGAASNALGTVSPVCDAARLAHKHGALCCVDAVHYAAHQVIDVKALECDFLVCSPYKFYGPHAGVLYGRADVMAALDVPKLDPAPDTIPDRMETGTQNHEGIVGSGAAVEFIASLAPGATRRERLVRAMTALHARGDVLLARLWGGLSAIPGVQCYGPPPGRPRTPTVSFAVAGIPSAEVARALAREGVFASNGNFYATTVVQRLGHTRDGLMRAGCASYTTEQELDRLIEGVHRIAASGRSPG; encoded by the coding sequence ATGCATTGCGATTCACCGAAAAACCAGCCTACGCAACCGGCAAACTCGGGCCATGCACTGGCGTCCATTGAGGCGATCCGGGGCCAGTTCCCCGCGCTCGCGCGGCGTCACAACGGGAATCCCGTCGCCTACTTTGACGGCCCCGGCGGCACCCAGGTGCCGCGGATGGTGGTTGAGGCGATGACCGACTACCTGCTCCATCACAATGCCAACACGCACTGGAGCTATCCGACCAGCGCCGAGACCGACGCCGCCATCGCCTCAGCCCGCCAGGCCCTGGCCGACTTCTTCAACGCCTCGCCGAGCGAGGTCGCGTTCGGCAATAACATGACCACCATCACCTTTCATCTCTCGCGGGCGCTGGGGCGCCAGTGGGGACCGGGCGATGAGGTGGTCGTGACCGAGCTCGACCACCAGGCCAACGTCGCCCCGTGGCGCGCGCTGGCCAGGGAGCGCGGCGTAACCATCCGCTCCGTCCCGTTCCACGTGGCGACGGGGGAACTCATCTGGGACGAGTTCGAGCGGACGGTAACGGACAAGACGCGTCTGGTGGCCATCGGAGCCGCCTCCAACGCGCTCGGGACCGTCTCCCCGGTTTGCGATGCGGCGCGACTGGCCCACAAGCACGGCGCGCTCTGCTGCGTTGATGCGGTCCATTACGCGGCACACCAGGTCATTGATGTGAAAGCGTTGGAATGCGATTTCCTGGTCTGCTCGCCCTACAAGTTTTACGGCCCCCATGCCGGCGTGCTCTACGGCCGGGCCGACGTCATGGCGGCGCTCGATGTGCCCAAGCTCGATCCGGCACCGGATACCATCCCTGACCGCATGGAGACGGGAACGCAGAATCATGAGGGCATTGTCGGCAGCGGCGCGGCGGTGGAATTTATCGCTTCACTCGCCCCGGGGGCGACCCGGCGCGAAAGACTCGTGCGCGCCATGACGGCCCTCCACGCGCGCGGCGACGTGCTGCTCGCCCGGCTCTGGGGCGGCTTGTCAGCGATCCCCGGCGTGCAATGCTACGGCCCCCCGCCGGGACGGCCCCGCACGCCGACAGTCTCCTTCGCCGTCGCCGGGATCCCCTCCGCGGAGGTCGCGCGGGCGCTGGCGCGGGAGGGAGTATTCGCCTCCAACGGCAATTTCTACGCCACTACCGTGGTGCAGCGGCTGGGGCACACGCGCGACGGGCTGATGCGCGCCGGCTGCGCGAGCTATACAACCGAGCAGGAGCTTGATCGCCTGATCGAGGGGGTGCACCGCATCGCTGCATCCGGGCGCTCGCCCGGCTAG
- a CDS encoding sugar isomerase, which yields MKSSHPLHACNCSCCAAANLPGNLGALNRRDFLFRVGTAAAGGLAFSALDVLGADPALALPARGPLPQQPLKVQPVLTYALPQRREHTSWRSWGGIQKEADVAAEKARITGELAKLKAKADFPVEILPLAAVINSNEAAAAAQGDYDAMLVYAAGGGRDILQRLISPQKFNLMFLRHESGPVYLWYEIAHPHFLRKAVDEFDQTGLDVADVVVDNCDELLWRCRALHGLKNTLGKRIVAIGGAGGWGAGGRKAPEIARNLWKLDIVDCSYKDLEPRLKAARQDPALVRRCDAAASRYLAQARVSLHTARPFVNRAFVLTEVMKDLMDEAHTDAITVHHCMGTIMGISETTACMPLSFLNDEGYLAFCESDFVVIPSGILLHYISGKPVFLNDPTFPHENVVTLAHCTAPRKMDGRRAERVKILTHFESDYGAAPKVEMKLGQVCTNLVPDFDCKKWVGFAGKIVGNPFLDICRSQIEVQVLGDGQALLQHMKGFHWMMSYGNYMRETGYALKKLNVDLRDVSAV from the coding sequence ATGAAATCCAGTCACCCCCTCCACGCCTGTAATTGCAGTTGTTGTGCCGCCGCAAATCTGCCCGGCAACCTCGGCGCCTTGAACCGCCGTGATTTCCTCTTCCGCGTCGGCACGGCGGCCGCGGGCGGACTGGCGTTTTCCGCCTTGGACGTTTTGGGGGCCGATCCGGCGCTGGCTCTACCCGCGCGCGGACCGCTTCCGCAGCAGCCGCTCAAGGTGCAGCCGGTGTTGACTTACGCCTTGCCCCAAAGGCGAGAGCACACCAGTTGGCGTTCCTGGGGCGGCATCCAGAAGGAAGCGGATGTCGCTGCTGAGAAGGCGCGTATCACCGGTGAGCTTGCCAAACTCAAGGCCAAAGCGGACTTCCCGGTGGAGATTCTGCCGCTGGCGGCGGTGATCAATTCCAACGAGGCCGCCGCTGCCGCGCAAGGCGATTATGACGCCATGCTCGTCTATGCAGCCGGCGGCGGGCGCGACATCCTGCAGAGGCTCATCTCCCCGCAGAAGTTCAATCTGATGTTCCTTCGCCACGAGTCCGGTCCGGTGTACTTGTGGTATGAAATCGCGCATCCCCATTTTCTCCGCAAGGCCGTGGACGAGTTTGATCAGACCGGCTTGGATGTGGCCGACGTTGTGGTGGACAACTGCGACGAACTGCTCTGGCGCTGCCGGGCCTTGCACGGATTGAAGAATACGCTGGGCAAGCGCATCGTCGCTATCGGCGGTGCCGGCGGCTGGGGCGCCGGCGGCAGGAAGGCGCCGGAGATTGCCCGCAACCTCTGGAAGCTCGACATCGTGGACTGCAGCTACAAAGACCTCGAACCGCGCCTCAAAGCCGCCCGGCAAGACCCAGCGCTGGTCAGACGCTGCGATGCCGCCGCGAGCCGTTACCTGGCCCAAGCGCGCGTCTCGCTTCATACCGCCCGCCCTTTCGTCAATCGAGCTTTCGTGCTGACCGAGGTGATGAAAGACCTGATGGACGAAGCGCACACGGACGCCATCACCGTTCATCATTGCATGGGGACAATCATGGGGATCTCGGAAACGACGGCCTGTATGCCATTGAGCTTCTTAAATGACGAAGGCTACCTCGCCTTCTGCGAATCAGACTTCGTGGTCATTCCCTCCGGCATCCTGCTGCATTACATCTCCGGCAAGCCGGTCTTCCTCAACGACCCGACCTTCCCGCATGAAAATGTCGTCACGCTGGCCCACTGCACGGCCCCCCGCAAAATGGACGGTCGGCGGGCCGAGCGGGTCAAGATTCTCACCCATTTCGAGTCCGATTACGGCGCCGCGCCCAAAGTGGAGATGAAGCTGGGCCAGGTTTGCACCAACCTCGTGCCTGACTTCGATTGCAAGAAATGGGTCGGCTTCGCGGGCAAGATCGTCGGCAACCCGTTCCTCGATATCTGTCGCTCGCAGATCGAGGTGCAGGTGCTCGGTGACGGCCAGGCGCTCCTCCAGCACATGAAGGGATTCCACTGGATGATGTCCTACGGCAACTACATGCGGGAAACCGGCTACGCCCTCAAGAAGCTCAACGTGGACTTGCGCGACGTGAGCGCCGTTTAA
- the araA gene encoding L-arabinose isomerase, translating to MATIDLKQFEVWFVAGSQNLYGAEALKKVAANSAQIGRVFDTAASIPVRVVVRPVVKTPAEATALCQAVNASPHCIGLMTWCHTFSPSKMWINGLKALRKPLLHLHTQHNREIPWSSIDMDFMNLNQAAHGDREHGFIMSRLRLERKVVAGYWQDAAVQRRIGAWCRAAAAWHDWQGAKFCRFGNNMREVAVTEGDKVAAQVQFGYSVNGYEVGDLVKCVNAATDREVDRLIAEYESLYTVAPRLRKNGAQRQSLRDAARIELGLRAFLGAGDFKGFTDCFEALHGLAQLPGLAVQRLMADGCGFGPEGDWKTCALVRAMKVMAAGLRGGTSFMEDYTYHLDPKRSLVLGAHMLEICPSIAKGRPSLEVHPLGIGGKADPVRLVFDTPAGPGLNASIIDLGNRFRLLVNEVELVPPDKPLPKLPVARAVWMPKPDLPTAAAAWIHAGGAHHTGFSQAVTTEMIEDFAGMAGIELVVIDADTRLRRFRQELRWNEAYYGLHRGFAG from the coding sequence GTGGCCACGATTGATCTGAAGCAATTCGAGGTCTGGTTCGTCGCAGGCAGCCAGAACCTGTACGGGGCCGAGGCGCTGAAGAAGGTCGCGGCGAACTCGGCGCAAATCGGCCGGGTGTTTGACACCGCGGCATCCATCCCCGTCCGGGTGGTAGTCCGGCCGGTGGTGAAGACACCGGCGGAAGCCACCGCCTTATGCCAGGCCGTCAATGCCAGTCCCCACTGCATCGGCCTGATGACATGGTGCCACACCTTCTCCCCGTCGAAGATGTGGATCAACGGCCTCAAAGCGCTGCGCAAGCCCCTGCTGCACCTGCATACCCAGCACAACCGCGAGATTCCCTGGTCGTCCATTGACATGGACTTCATGAACCTTAACCAGGCGGCGCACGGCGACCGCGAGCACGGCTTCATCATGAGCCGCCTGCGCCTGGAGCGGAAGGTGGTGGCCGGCTACTGGCAGGACGCGGCCGTGCAGCGGCGCATCGGCGCCTGGTGCCGCGCCGCGGCAGCATGGCACGACTGGCAGGGGGCGAAGTTCTGCCGCTTTGGCAATAACATGCGCGAGGTCGCCGTAACCGAAGGCGACAAGGTCGCCGCCCAGGTGCAGTTCGGCTACTCGGTCAACGGCTACGAGGTGGGCGACCTCGTCAAATGCGTCAACGCGGCAACGGACCGGGAGGTGGACCGCCTCATCGCCGAATACGAGAGCCTCTACACAGTGGCTCCCCGGCTCCGCAAGAACGGGGCGCAGCGGCAATCCTTGCGCGACGCGGCGCGCATCGAGCTGGGCCTGCGCGCGTTCCTGGGCGCCGGCGACTTCAAGGGCTTCACAGACTGCTTCGAAGCGCTGCACGGGCTTGCCCAATTGCCCGGCCTGGCCGTGCAGCGGCTGATGGCCGACGGCTGCGGTTTTGGCCCCGAAGGCGACTGGAAGACCTGCGCGCTGGTGCGCGCCATGAAGGTCATGGCCGCGGGCCTTAGAGGCGGCACGTCTTTCATGGAGGATTACACCTACCACCTTGACCCGAAACGCAGCCTGGTACTGGGCGCGCACATGCTGGAAATCTGCCCGAGCATTGCCAAAGGCCGCCCCTCGCTCGAAGTGCATCCGCTCGGCATCGGCGGCAAGGCCGACCCGGTGCGACTGGTCTTCGACACACCCGCCGGACCGGGGCTCAACGCGTCCATCATTGACCTGGGCAACCGCTTTCGCTTGCTGGTGAACGAAGTGGAGCTGGTTCCCCCGGACAAGCCGCTGCCCAAACTTCCCGTTGCCCGCGCAGTGTGGATGCCCAAGCCCGACCTCCCGACTGCCGCCGCGGCATGGATTCACGCCGGCGGCGCGCACCACACCGGCTTCAGCCAGGCGGTCACCACGGAAATGATCGAAGACTTCGCCGGCATGGCGGGCATCGAGCTGGTGGTGATTGACGCCGACACCCGGTTGCGCCGGTTCAGGCAGGAGCTCAGGTGGAACGAGGCCTATTACGGCTTGCACCGCGGTTTCGCTGGTTAG
- a CDS encoding aldose epimerase family protein, producing the protein MKTNYQWFALLTASLGAAALLGCADLTKHGPSKGQISQQPFGQTKDGVPVSLFTLRNNNGMEAGICNYGGLLIFLKVPDRSGQLGDIVLGYDKLEDYIKDSPYFGALIGRYGNRIAKGKFTLKGKEYSLAVNNGPNSLHGGLKGFDKVVWEPRILASPAGPSLELRYLSPDGEEGYPGNLTVTAIYTLTSDNTLRLEFTAHTDKDTVVNLTEHSYFNLAGKGDILNHVVMIPADKFTPVDSTLIPTGELKPVDGTPFDFRTPATIGARIGQADEQLKFGGGYDHNWVINKTPGQLTLMARVSEPTSGRVMEVWSTEPGLQFYSGNFLDGKNVGKGGWAYKFRNGFCMEPQHFPDSPNQPNFPSVVLTPDQTYQHTIVYKFSVQK; encoded by the coding sequence ATGAAGACCAACTATCAATGGTTTGCCCTCCTTACGGCCAGTCTGGGCGCGGCGGCGCTCCTCGGCTGTGCTGACCTCACGAAGCACGGCCCCTCCAAGGGCCAAATCTCCCAGCAGCCCTTCGGCCAGACGAAGGACGGCGTCCCCGTGAGCCTCTTTACGCTGCGCAACAACAACGGCATGGAGGCCGGCATTTGCAACTACGGCGGCTTGCTCATCTTCCTCAAGGTGCCCGACCGATCAGGCCAGCTCGGGGACATCGTTCTCGGCTACGACAAGCTCGAGGATTACATCAAGGACAGCCCTTATTTTGGCGCGCTGATCGGACGCTACGGAAACCGGATTGCCAAAGGCAAATTCACGCTGAAAGGAAAAGAATACAGTCTGGCGGTCAACAACGGCCCCAACAGCCTGCACGGCGGTCTCAAAGGCTTTGACAAGGTGGTTTGGGAACCCCGGATCCTGGCCAGTCCCGCAGGGCCGTCGCTGGAGCTTAGATACCTGAGCCCGGATGGCGAGGAAGGCTACCCCGGCAACCTGACCGTCACCGCGATTTATACCCTGACCAGCGATAACACGCTGAGACTTGAGTTCACCGCCCATACGGACAAGGACACGGTCGTGAACCTCACCGAGCACTCGTATTTTAACCTCGCCGGCAAAGGCGACATCCTCAACCACGTGGTGATGATCCCGGCCGACAAGTTCACACCGGTGGACAGCACCCTGATCCCGACGGGCGAATTGAAGCCCGTGGACGGCACTCCCTTCGATTTTCGCACGCCTGCCACCATCGGCGCGCGCATCGGCCAGGCTGACGAGCAGCTCAAGTTCGGCGGCGGCTACGACCACAACTGGGTCATCAACAAGACGCCGGGCCAGCTCACCCTCATGGCGCGGGTCTCCGAGCCAACCAGCGGCCGGGTCATGGAAGTCTGGTCCACCGAGCCGGGACTGCAGTTCTACTCGGGCAACTTCCTGGACGGCAAGAACGTGGGCAAGGGCGGCTGGGCCTACAAGTTCCGGAACGGCTTCTGCATGGAGCCGCAGCATTTCCCCGACTCGCCCAACCAGCCGAATTTCCCGTCCGTGGTGCTCACGCCCGACCAAACTTACCAGCATACCATTGTCTATAAGTTCTCGGTGCAGAAGTAG
- a CDS encoding aldo/keto reductase, giving the protein MSNSFGIQRRRKFLKTVSAASAGAVFAGNAPATLAAAAPAIGPVPKRKFGRHEELVSSLALGGATLVRAGSVQEATRIVHAALDMGITFLDNAWEYSKGRAEEWMGTALQGKRDKVFLMTKVCTHNPGQESKDKALAMLEDSLRRLKTDHLDLWQVHQILTDAEADSIFIPDGVLGAIEQAKKQGKIRYCGFTGHANPKVHLRVLAHKYPFDSVQMPLSVFDADDNGFQRLVLPEARKQGLAPLAMKTLGGNAKPIKDGLVTAEECLRYALSLPVATVVSGIDTMEWLRTNARIASSFKPLTREEMAALEQRCSSKKQYEYYRQWAYLDGSPPNALPA; this is encoded by the coding sequence ATGTCGAACTCTTTTGGAATACAGCGCCGTCGCAAATTTCTGAAGACAGTCAGCGCCGCCAGCGCGGGGGCGGTCTTCGCCGGCAATGCCCCGGCGACTCTCGCCGCTGCCGCTCCGGCCATCGGGCCTGTGCCGAAGCGCAAGTTCGGACGCCACGAGGAGCTGGTGTCGTCGCTCGCTCTGGGCGGGGCCACGCTGGTCAGGGCGGGTAGCGTCCAGGAAGCCACCCGCATCGTCCATGCCGCGCTCGATATGGGGATCACCTTCCTCGACAATGCCTGGGAGTACTCCAAAGGGCGCGCCGAGGAATGGATGGGGACAGCCCTGCAAGGGAAGCGTGACAAGGTGTTCCTGATGACCAAGGTCTGCACCCATAACCCGGGACAGGAATCCAAGGACAAGGCCCTCGCGATGCTGGAGGACTCACTGCGGCGGCTGAAGACCGACCACCTGGACCTATGGCAGGTGCACCAGATCCTGACCGACGCGGAGGCCGATTCCATATTCATCCCGGACGGCGTGCTGGGGGCCATCGAGCAGGCGAAGAAGCAAGGCAAGATCCGCTACTGCGGCTTCACTGGCCACGCCAATCCAAAGGTCCATCTGCGCGTGCTGGCGCACAAGTACCCCTTCGATTCCGTGCAAATGCCCTTGTCGGTATTTGACGCTGACGACAATGGCTTCCAGCGGCTCGTTCTGCCCGAAGCCCGCAAGCAGGGCCTGGCCCCGCTCGCGATGAAGACGCTCGGGGGCAATGCCAAACCCATCAAGGACGGCCTGGTCACCGCCGAGGAATGCCTGCGCTACGCGCTCAGCTTGCCCGTTGCCACCGTCGTCTCAGGCATTGACACCATGGAGTGGCTCCGGACCAACGCGCGGATCGCCTCCAGCTTCAAGCCGCTCACCCGCGAAGAGATGGCCGCGCTGGAACAACGCTGCTCCTCCAAGAAGCAATACGAATATTATCGCCAGTGGGCCTACCTCGATGGGAGCCCTCCGAACGCCCTGCCCGCTTAA